DNA from Ptychodera flava strain L36383 chromosome 15, AS_Pfla_20210202, whole genome shotgun sequence:
CTTTAATACTCTGCCTGTATAGTTGCAACGATTTCCTGGCCCGCATTGCCtttctgaaaatgtaaattatatgaTTTTGATAATGTTTGGCTCCAAGGGTTTTATAATTTCGTAAATAAACGTGTACGGACCCGCGaatattatgaaaaaattaacTATATAACTGATTTTAAACTGTTTGGAAATAGAGTATTTGTTGACCTGAATCCGCAGGGCAAGCTACGTTTCTTTAGTCAGTGCCATGTAATTTACGTCACGGTAGGGAAATGCGTATACTAAGTCTTGTTTCAAATCGGTTATGTAGCCTGGGGATAATTAACGATGCGTTTACgtgtttgtgtttgtatttgtaatCTTCACTTGCCTAACAATATGTAGGTTTCGACATATAAAGTCGTATACCATTTTGTTCAACCGTCCACTATGATGGATCGTCCACTTCATGCTTCTGCTTGGATGTTCGCAACTTCTGCAACTATTTATAATTCAAATCGAACGTAATTCATTGGATTGTTCAAAGCGCAGAAGGATCTATTTGTCTCCCAATTTTTTTCTTAGTGGGAAAGGAGACTTCTGTTAATTTTTATAATGTTTATAACAATTTACTAAAAACGCTTTATCAACCTAATTCTTCCATATGAATACTGCACAAATAGGAAAATGCTCTTATTTTGTCACTATTAAAGCCAAGCGGTGGGCCATTGTCGGCATTTACAAGAAATCAAAAACGACAGACATGATATTTATAGTTAAAGCAAAAACGTTTATTTATGTACATGTTGAATAATTAATAGTACACAAATGCAGTGTGTGTGATTACATTCTCTTCGTAAATCACcttgttcattttgaaaaatgattgACTATATGATTTACACCGATAAGACAGTTTCAAACTTCTTGATTGATTTCCCAGAAATCACCATTTCAGACACAAAAGACATAAACAAGAAATCGTACAACATGACAGTATTCATGTTCTCTTGACCTTTCATATGTTCATACACCATATAAACTAAATTTGTAAGAAAACCCACCCAATGTATTCACAGTAAACAGAAAGGTTCCATGAGATCTGCTGGCAGTGAATTGTAAATGTTCTGACTTGGTGGTGCACTCTACTCTGGCCTGTCTTAAAAATATTGGTGGTGTTTGATATGAAATTCTTTACACTTTTCTGAGTTTATTGATGGCAATCGATTTCTTCACCAACCGACGGACTTGTTTGGAGGAAACTGTCTTTCCTTCGTTAACTGCAATATCGTCCACAATCGTTACTGTTTTCGGTGATGGAGTTGCCGCTAGTGAGGGCCTGGCTTTCTTAGCTGTCACGGTAGCTGGTGCTGTTGTTCGTGTCGGTGTGCTTGGAGGGGATGATGTTGGCGTTGGAGATTTTCTGCCGCTGATCTTTGCGCAGCACGATCTTGAGGAGGTTGATGGATTGCACACGGCACATATTCCTGTGATTGGACATTTGGAACGAGATCTCGTCCTGGCGACGTCGTCACTACAAGACAAATAtaaaaacacaaacatcttttaatgtcttaaaaaaaTTGGAAAGTGTGCTCTACTTAGAATACAGCGTGATTTCAAAAAGTCGTCACTGTCTTGCAAGTTGTATAAAGCGCGAATGCTCACCTGTGTGGTGCAGTAATTCTCGATGTCTTTGCAACCTTAGCTGATACGGACGGTGTGGTAACAGCTAAATCAAGTTTCCTTTTTCTGTGCGTTTTTACCGGTGTGGTGGTCATTGGAGATGGCGAAACACAGGTTTCTGGTTTTGCCAATTCAGTACGGACATCAGCCATACTCTCCAATTCTGCAATTCTCTTGGACTTTTCAGAAACGTCAGGTAAAGCGTCTGTGTCAGTTGTCATGGCTTTTGCTGTCCTCTCTAtttgaattcagagaaaataatattttgtttagtTCTTGCTGTTGAAAAAGAATGCAAAAATCAGGTTTGCAAAGTGGAACATCTCTCAAAGCTGCTATACTTCATTTGCTTATATTTCTTGGAGAAATATTTCCCGTTTTGGGCATTTAAAATTACTTACttctttttttcaatgttgTCTCCACCCTGGTTGCCATGGCAGCTTCATCTACTTTTCCTCCTCTGGCATGGAATTCTTGCATCACTTCATGGTTCACTTCATCCATGAGTTGTTGGAGTGACATCTCTTCTCTAGCGCCCCCTATGATGACTTTGGACAGCAAATTAGCGTCCTTGAGTGCGACGTACTGGCCTCCAGTGATGTGGGCAATAGCCATGAAGAAATCTTTGTACTGTTCGGCGTACGATCCACAGGCAACGCTGTAGAGGGTGATATTTTTCTCCGCCATTGGCGGGAAATTTTCATGGGGTCATGACCTGCTGGGCATCCTGATGATTAATATAGATAAATGGCATAATGTTAACGTATTGAAAAAGAAATCACTTGACGATAAGAATGAATGTTTGCGAATACAAATGTGtggaatatataaaatattattatatcacTGTCGTGGTATTTCCTCTTATTCTAAAGTAAAATATTAGAACGATGATATTCATAGGCATTCAAGCTGCTGAAAACAGAACTAACCTTTTGGAAAACCGTCACCACTGTCAGCCAGCCCATGTGGAGGTGCATCAGCGACCAAAATGGTTACTTTGGTTGCTTGAGGGCGCCATTTCAGCTGAAGCGCTTCGTGCAGTCCATCAGCAACCGCTTCAGGTCCATCACCTCCTGAACAACGCAAAACAAATGGACGTTAACGTTAGAAATGATGACTTGCTTTTCATACAACAGCCTTGACCAATCTACATAAAGTGACACAGAGCAAACACGGAATTGCGAATGTTTTTCGATGAAGAATTTGGCAAGTCGATACTTACCGCCATAAGGACTCATGTCTGTCATTTTCTTTTGCATCTTCTTCAAGGAGG
Protein-coding regions in this window:
- the LOC139151229 gene encoding protein let-653-like; its protein translation is MAEKNITLYSVACGSYAEQYKDFFMAIAHITGGQYVALKDANLLSKVIIGGAREEMSLQQLMDEVNHEVMQEFHARGGKVDEAAMATRVETTLKKRKRTAKAMTTDTDALPDVSEKSKRIAELESMADVRTELAKPETCVSPSPMTTTPVKTHRKRKLDLAVTTPSVSAKVAKTSRITAPHSDDVARTRSRSKCPITGICAVCNPSTSSRSCCAKISGRKSPTPTSSPPSTPTRTTAPATVTAKKARPSLAATPSPKTVTIVDDIAVNEGKTVSSKQVRRLVKKSIAINKLRKV